One window of the Allorhizobium ampelinum S4 genome contains the following:
- the pstC gene encoding phosphate ABC transporter permease subunit PstC has protein sequence MSTSILIFIVIAIGIIGYLLGSSRAQSLAQGRASALHSRYGYHGSFVSILAVVPAFLVLGLWMAIAPSLIETRVRDAMPDAVKAQAGATQNLNYGTIGAIARGLKSLDDDQLAKLKSADATTARTMLAEQGVPLAGEPEPYMIVAAEALNGMRAINDLALTIVVIATSLAGALFGLRLIAPRFRARNRVEQAIQAALVICSSIAILTTVGIIMSMLTEATHFFREVPAWRFFFGTVWDPRFAAAGATDTGGQFGLIPLLLGTLYIGVVAMLFAVPVGLFAAIYMAEYASPRLRSITKPLLEVLAGIPTIVYGFFALTSVGPFLRDISAKINGIATGDFVSFIQAQSVLTAGFVMGIMLIPYVSSLSDDIITAVPRSLRDGSLGLGATRSETVKRVILPAALPGIVGALLMTASRAIGETMIVVLAAGVAARIQLNPFEPMTTVTVKIVNQLTGDLEFTSPQTLVAFALGITLFAITLCLNIYALYIVRKYREQYE, from the coding sequence ATGAGTACGTCAATCCTAATTTTTATCGTCATAGCTATCGGGATCATCGGCTATCTGCTGGGCTCGTCACGGGCACAGTCGCTCGCGCAAGGCCGCGCGTCTGCCCTGCATTCCCGCTATGGCTATCATGGCAGTTTTGTTTCTATTCTGGCAGTTGTACCCGCCTTCCTGGTGCTGGGCCTCTGGATGGCGATTGCGCCATCGCTGATCGAAACGCGTGTACGCGATGCGATGCCCGATGCGGTCAAGGCGCAGGCAGGAGCCACCCAGAACCTCAATTACGGCACCATCGGTGCAATCGCTCGTGGCTTGAAAAGCCTTGACGACGACCAATTGGCCAAGTTGAAAAGCGCAGATGCCACGACTGCCCGCACAATGCTGGCCGAACAAGGCGTACCGCTGGCCGGCGAGCCTGAGCCCTACATGATCGTGGCGGCGGAGGCCTTGAACGGCATGCGCGCCATCAACGATCTGGCGCTGACCATCGTGGTAATCGCCACCTCGCTCGCAGGCGCCCTGTTCGGGCTTCGGTTGATCGCGCCACGCTTTCGCGCCCGCAATCGGGTGGAGCAAGCCATTCAGGCAGCCTTGGTCATCTGCTCTTCCATCGCCATCTTGACGACAGTCGGCATCATCATGTCGATGCTGACGGAAGCCACCCACTTCTTCCGGGAGGTTCCGGCCTGGCGGTTCTTCTTCGGCACGGTCTGGGATCCTCGCTTTGCCGCTGCTGGCGCCACCGATACCGGCGGCCAGTTCGGATTGATCCCGCTTCTGCTCGGCACACTCTATATCGGCGTGGTCGCCATGCTGTTTGCCGTGCCCGTCGGTCTGTTTGCTGCCATCTACATGGCCGAATATGCCTCGCCACGGCTGCGCTCGATCACCAAGCCACTGCTGGAAGTGCTGGCCGGTATTCCGACCATCGTCTACGGCTTCTTCGCGCTGACCTCGGTCGGTCCGTTCCTGCGGGATATCTCCGCCAAGATCAACGGCATCGCCACCGGCGATTTCGTCAGCTTCATCCAGGCACAGAGCGTGCTGACGGCAGGCTTCGTGATGGGGATCATGCTGATCCCCTATGTCTCCTCCCTGTCGGACGACATCATCACTGCCGTGCCGCGCTCGCTTCGGGATGGTTCGCTTGGCCTGGGTGCCACACGGTCTGAAACCGTCAAGCGGGTGATCCTGCCGGCAGCACTTCCGGGTATTGTCGGCGCGCTGCTGATGACGGCATCGCGTGCTATCGGCGAAACCATGATCGTGGTGCTGGCCGCAGGCGTTGCGGCACGTATTCAGCTCAATCCTTTCGAGCCGATGACAACAGTCACCGTTAAGATCGTCAACCAGCTGACCGGCGACCTTGAATTTACCTCTCCGCAAACGCTGGTGGCCTTCGCACTGGGTATTACCCTTTTTGCCATCACGCTTTGCCTTAATATCTATGCGCTTTACATCGTGCGCAAATACCGGGAGCAGTACGAATGA
- a CDS encoding substrate-binding domain-containing protein — MNMLKLSVAALVASVAFAGAAAARDQVQIAGSSTVLPYAKIVAETFGETFTKFKTPVVESGGTGAGLKEFCKGVGPETIDIANASRPINKSEAEACKAAGVTDIQEVKFGYDGIVFAVDSSNKDLALVPTDLYKGLAAEVVVDGKLVANPYKKWSEVNKSLPDTDIMAFIPGEKHGTREVFEVNVLQQGCKDAGALDVIKAAVGEKDAPKKCIAVRKDGKAVDIDGDYSETLARIAANKTAIGVFGLSFYENNADKLKVATVSGVKPSVETVATGKYPVSRPLFFYVKKAHLGVIPGMKEYVDFFLSEQMIGTDGPLANYGLVPAPDKEREEFRAKFTAGK; from the coding sequence ATGAATATGCTGAAACTGTCCGTAGCGGCTCTGGTCGCCTCAGTCGCCTTTGCTGGCGCCGCCGCTGCGCGTGATCAGGTCCAGATCGCTGGTTCCTCCACCGTTCTTCCCTATGCCAAGATCGTTGCTGAAACCTTTGGCGAGACCTTTACCAAGTTCAAGACCCCGGTCGTCGAATCCGGCGGCACCGGCGCTGGCCTGAAGGAATTCTGCAAGGGCGTTGGTCCGGAAACCATCGATATCGCCAATGCATCGCGTCCGATCAACAAGTCCGAAGCCGAAGCCTGTAAGGCTGCTGGCGTGACCGACATCCAGGAAGTCAAGTTCGGCTATGACGGCATCGTTTTCGCCGTCGACAGCTCCAACAAGGACCTCGCCCTGGTGCCGACCGACCTTTACAAGGGTCTGGCTGCTGAAGTCGTGGTTGACGGCAAGCTTGTTGCCAACCCCTACAAGAAGTGGTCGGAAGTCAACAAGAGCCTGCCGGACACCGATATCATGGCGTTCATTCCGGGCGAAAAGCACGGCACGCGCGAAGTGTTCGAAGTCAACGTCCTCCAGCAGGGCTGCAAGGACGCCGGTGCTCTTGACGTCATCAAGGCTGCCGTTGGCGAAAAGGATGCGCCTAAGAAGTGCATCGCCGTGCGTAAGGATGGCAAGGCTGTCGATATCGACGGCGATTACAGCGAAACGCTGGCCCGCATCGCTGCCAACAAGACCGCCATTGGCGTATTTGGCCTGTCCTTCTATGAAAACAATGCAGACAAGCTGAAGGTTGCCACCGTTTCCGGCGTCAAGCCTTCGGTTGAGACCGTTGCCACTGGCAAATACCCGGTTTCGCGTCCGTTGTTCTTCTACGTCAAGAAGGCCCATCTCGGCGTTATCCCTGGCATGAAGGAATATGTCGACTTCTTCCTGTCCGAGCAGATGATCGGCACTGACGGCCCGCTGGCCAATTACGGCCTGGTTCCGGCTCCCGACAAGGAGCGCGAAGAGTTCCGCGCCAAGTTCACCGCTGGCAAGTAA
- the phoR gene encoding phosphate regulon sensor histidine kinase PhoR: MRDRWDFILLAILVSGSSVLAGADSEFGVVLLLFSLMVILLYKGAEDKDPPVHFPVAASPVLPHGEEVEGLVQATITAIDLPCVVFGSDGGVVFQNGAAEKAFGKLETGMHISARWRSPGILDMVRETVGNGLPNQIEHSEVLPSERVFAVRVAPLSLPQLKRDSALFVMTFRDISELRRIDRMRSDFVANASHELRTPLASLRGFIETLLGPARNDLKAQERFLGIMLDQANRMSRLVDDLLSLSRLELKAHLAPDQKVSLQPVLSHVRDSLTPLAAELDVDLRLHLPQDSIEVTGDRDELIQVFENLIENACKYGQEGKQVDVFLRQKTSGVEVSVVDKGPGVPAEDVPRLTERFYRVSVADSRSKKGTGLGLAIVKHILTRHRARLIIRSELGQGTDFTVRF; the protein is encoded by the coding sequence TTGCGCGACCGCTGGGATTTTATCCTCCTGGCGATCCTGGTCTCCGGCTCGTCGGTGTTGGCCGGTGCCGATAGCGAGTTCGGCGTCGTCTTGCTGCTCTTTTCGCTGATGGTCATCCTGCTCTATAAGGGCGCAGAAGACAAAGATCCGCCGGTGCATTTCCCTGTGGCAGCCTCGCCTGTCTTGCCGCACGGCGAGGAAGTTGAGGGGCTTGTGCAGGCGACAATCACGGCCATCGACCTGCCCTGCGTGGTCTTCGGCTCGGATGGAGGCGTGGTCTTCCAGAACGGCGCCGCCGAAAAGGCGTTTGGCAAGCTGGAAACCGGCATGCATATTTCCGCCCGTTGGCGGTCACCCGGCATTCTCGATATGGTGCGCGAGACCGTCGGCAATGGCTTGCCCAACCAGATCGAACATTCCGAGGTGCTGCCCTCCGAGCGGGTCTTCGCGGTGCGGGTCGCGCCCTTGTCCCTACCGCAACTGAAGCGGGATTCTGCCCTTTTCGTCATGACGTTTCGCGATATTTCGGAACTGCGCCGGATCGACAGAATGCGTTCGGATTTCGTCGCCAATGCCAGCCACGAACTGCGCACGCCGCTTGCCTCCTTGCGCGGTTTCATCGAGACCCTGCTCGGCCCCGCCCGCAACGACCTGAAGGCGCAAGAGCGCTTTCTGGGCATCATGCTGGATCAGGCCAACCGGATGAGCCGGCTGGTGGACGATCTGCTGTCCCTATCGCGGCTGGAGTTGAAAGCCCATCTGGCGCCTGACCAGAAAGTGTCGCTCCAGCCCGTTCTAAGCCATGTGCGGGACAGCCTGACCCCACTCGCCGCAGAGCTGGATGTGGATCTGCGCCTGCATCTGCCACAGGATAGCATCGAGGTCACGGGCGACCGCGACGAACTGATCCAGGTTTTCGAAAACCTGATCGAAAATGCCTGTAAATATGGCCAGGAAGGCAAGCAGGTGGACGTCTTTCTACGCCAGAAAACAAGCGGCGTGGAAGTCAGCGTGGTGGACAAGGGGCCGGGCGTGCCTGCCGAGGATGTGCCGCGCCTGACGGAACGCTTTTACCGTGTCAGTGTTGCCGATAGCCGCTCCAAGAAAGGAACCGGCCTGGGGCTTGCCATCGTCAAGCATATCCTGACCCGCCACCGCGCGCGGCTGATCATCCGCTCGGAACTTGGCCAGGGGACCGACTTTACCGTCCGATTTTGA
- the ppk2 gene encoding polyphosphate kinase 2 encodes MDDEQQAGSRGVTLRIRGELRAFDIDDPVLPDWVEKEALSSGGHPYDKKLKREVYEEELKKLQIELVKVQYWLQSTRKRVMALFEGRDAAGKGGTIHSILEYMNPRSVHNVALTKPSETELGQWYFQRYITHFPGGGDMSLFDRSWYNRAVVEPVMGFCTPDQYEHFLEQAPRFEKLIGQEGIYFFKFWLDIGQEMQIKRFHDRRHDPLKVWKLSPMDIAALDKWGDYTEKRDRMLKETHTKHAPWIVAKANDKRRAHLNVIRHMLLSLDYEGRDIKAIGEIDKKIVAEAPDIL; translated from the coding sequence ATGGATGACGAGCAGCAGGCAGGCAGTCGCGGCGTAACTTTGCGGATCAGGGGTGAATTGCGCGCCTTTGATATCGACGATCCGGTTCTGCCGGACTGGGTTGAAAAGGAAGCGCTGAGCTCTGGCGGTCATCCCTATGACAAGAAGTTGAAAAGAGAGGTCTATGAGGAGGAGTTGAAAAAACTCCAGATCGAACTGGTTAAGGTGCAGTATTGGCTGCAATCGACCCGCAAACGTGTGATGGCCCTGTTCGAGGGGCGAGATGCGGCTGGCAAAGGCGGCACGATCCACTCCATTCTCGAATATATGAATCCTCGATCGGTCCACAATGTCGCCTTGACCAAGCCATCAGAAACGGAACTCGGTCAATGGTATTTTCAGCGCTATATCACCCATTTTCCGGGCGGCGGCGACATGTCGTTGTTCGACCGTTCATGGTACAATCGAGCAGTTGTGGAGCCGGTCATGGGTTTTTGCACGCCCGACCAATACGAGCATTTCCTGGAACAGGCGCCACGGTTTGAAAAGCTGATCGGGCAGGAGGGCATTTACTTCTTCAAATTCTGGCTCGATATCGGCCAGGAAATGCAGATCAAGCGATTTCATGACCGCCGTCACGATCCGCTGAAGGTCTGGAAACTATCGCCCATGGACATTGCCGCCCTGGATAAATGGGGCGATTATACCGAAAAACGCGACCGGATGCTGAAGGAAACCCATACCAAGCACGCCCCATGGATTGTAGCCAAGGCCAATGACAAGCGCCGGGCTCACCTCAATGTCATAAGGCATATGCTGCTTTCCCTTGACTATGAAGGGCGCGACATAAAGGCGATCGGCGAGATTGACAAAAAGATCGTCGCAGAGGCGCCGGATATTCTCTGA
- a CDS encoding NAD(P)H-dependent flavin oxidoreductase, with protein sequence MALPDILSRHLRLPVIASPLFIISHPRLTLAQCKAGVVGAFPALNARPEAQLDEWLDEITQELAAHDRAHPERPAAPFAVNQIVHGSNKRLEHDLGMCVKYKVPIVISSLGAVPEVNAAIHSYGGIVLHDVINNRHAHSAIRKGADGLIAVAAGAGGHAGTLSPFALLQEIREWFDGPLLLAGSISTGGAILAAQAAGADMAYIGSPFIATQEARAPDAYKQALVEASATDIVYSNYFTGIHGNYLRSSIVASGLDPDKLPEADPSKMDFGSAVTGAKAWKDIWGCGQGIGAIKAVEPVAALVDRLDTEYRAARDRICGKV encoded by the coding sequence ATGGCTCTTCCAGATATCTTGTCTCGTCACCTCAGACTTCCGGTGATTGCATCGCCTTTGTTCATTATTTCGCATCCGCGTCTGACATTGGCGCAGTGCAAGGCGGGTGTGGTTGGCGCCTTTCCGGCGTTGAACGCCCGGCCGGAAGCGCAGTTGGACGAGTGGCTGGATGAGATTACCCAGGAGCTTGCCGCCCATGACCGCGCCCATCCCGAGCGTCCGGCTGCGCCGTTCGCCGTCAACCAGATCGTCCACGGCTCCAACAAACGGCTGGAGCACGACCTGGGCATGTGCGTCAAATACAAAGTGCCGATCGTCATCTCTTCGCTGGGCGCCGTGCCGGAGGTGAATGCTGCTATCCATTCTTACGGCGGTATCGTGTTGCATGACGTGATCAACAACCGCCATGCCCATTCGGCGATCCGCAAGGGCGCCGATGGCCTGATCGCGGTTGCCGCAGGGGCTGGTGGCCATGCGGGAACGCTGTCACCCTTTGCGCTCCTGCAGGAAATCCGGGAATGGTTCGATGGGCCGCTGCTGCTTGCCGGTTCGATCTCGACCGGCGGCGCCATTCTTGCCGCTCAAGCAGCCGGTGCCGACATGGCCTATATCGGTTCGCCCTTCATTGCCACGCAAGAGGCGCGGGCGCCGGATGCCTACAAGCAGGCTCTCGTTGAGGCCAGCGCCACCGATATCGTCTACTCTAACTATTTTACCGGTATTCACGGCAATTACCTGCGCTCATCCATTGTTGCCTCGGGCCTGGACCCGGACAAATTGCCGGAAGCCGATCCCAGCAAGATGGATTTCGGCAGCGCCGTCACCGGCGCCAAAGCGTGGAAAGACATCTGGGGCTGCGGGCAAGGCATCGGTGCCATCAAGGCCGTGGAACCCGTTGCCGCGCTGGTCGATCGATTGGACACGGAATATCGCGCCGCCCGAGACAGGATCTGCGGAAAAGTGTAA
- a CDS encoding ABC transporter ATP-binding protein, which translates to MITFDQVSKHYGDATAAVNSLSLVAPTGKLTILVGPSGCGKTTSLRMINRLITPSSGSILLDGEQTGRMDVALLRRRIGYVIQHAGLFPHRTVVQNIATTARLNGAPKQQALRTAHELLERVGLTSAFADRYPWQLSGGQQQRVGVARALASDPKFMLMDEPFSAVDPVVRGQLQDEFLRLQRDIGKTIIMVTHDIDEALKLGDQVAVLRSGGTLAQIATPQELLARPADAFVADFIGRDRGYRFLSFAEFGSTVPLGVEPTATFGATPEALRHAATDRWVLVTDAANRPIGWADAPGLQQPLREGDLNLSGTLAPEGSSLRHLLDAALSSPSGRGVVVSASGELVGTVTLSNVVAAIEGARAGQFGMQP; encoded by the coding sequence ATGATAACATTCGATCAAGTCAGCAAGCATTACGGCGACGCAACAGCTGCCGTTAACAGTCTTTCGCTGGTGGCTCCCACTGGCAAGCTGACCATCCTGGTTGGCCCTTCCGGCTGCGGCAAGACAACGTCTTTGCGGATGATCAACAGGCTGATTACGCCGTCGTCCGGATCTATTCTGCTGGATGGCGAACAAACCGGTCGGATGGATGTTGCTTTGTTGCGGCGCCGAATTGGTTATGTCATCCAGCATGCCGGTCTCTTCCCCCATCGCACCGTTGTACAGAACATCGCGACCACCGCGCGTCTGAACGGTGCGCCGAAACAGCAGGCGCTTCGGACTGCACATGAGCTGTTGGAGCGCGTTGGCTTGACCAGCGCTTTTGCAGATCGCTATCCCTGGCAGCTTTCGGGCGGACAGCAGCAGCGTGTCGGCGTGGCTCGGGCGCTGGCCTCCGATCCCAAGTTCATGTTGATGGACGAACCGTTCAGCGCCGTCGATCCGGTCGTGCGCGGCCAGTTGCAGGATGAGTTTCTCCGTCTTCAGCGTGACATCGGCAAAACGATTATCATGGTCACCCATGACATCGACGAGGCCCTGAAGCTCGGGGATCAAGTGGCGGTGCTGCGCTCCGGGGGGACGCTTGCGCAGATCGCAACACCGCAGGAACTTCTGGCGCGACCGGCGGATGCCTTCGTGGCAGACTTCATTGGTCGGGACCGAGGCTACCGCTTCCTGAGTTTCGCCGAATTCGGCAGCACGGTCCCTCTTGGGGTTGAACCGACGGCCACATTTGGTGCGACGCCGGAAGCCCTTCGCCATGCTGCCACGGACCGTTGGGTTCTTGTGACCGATGCCGCGAACCGACCCATCGGCTGGGCCGATGCGCCGGGGCTTCAACAGCCTTTGCGCGAGGGTGATCTCAATCTCAGCGGGACGCTGGCACCCGAAGGCAGCAGTCTTCGCCATTTGCTCGATGCTGCGCTCAGTTCGCCTTCAGGCCGCGGCGTTGTTGTGAGTGCATCGGGCGAACTCGTCGGTACGGTCACGCTGTCTAATGTGGTTGCGGCCATTGAGGGGGCGCGTGCCGGCCAGTTTGGAATGCAGCCATGA
- a CDS encoding ABC transporter permease: MRFDWLYNESGRIAELFIWHLSLSVIPVLIGLLLALPLGWFAQRAGVFRSTLLGAAGLLYTIPSLALFVLLPLVLGTRILDPLNVVVALTVYALALLVRTVSDGLDSISPDVLQAANAMGYRRAARLLTVELPLAVPVIAAGLRVAVVSNVSIVSVAALVGTPQLGLLFTQGLQLQFLTPIIAGIVLCVLLAVLLDGLVLFIAHRLTPWQPGRMPR, translated from the coding sequence ATGAGGTTCGATTGGCTCTATAATGAGTCCGGGCGGATCGCCGAGCTGTTCATCTGGCATCTCTCGCTTTCCGTCATCCCGGTTTTGATCGGCCTGCTTCTGGCTCTGCCGCTCGGCTGGTTTGCCCAGCGTGCCGGTGTGTTTCGCTCCACTCTGCTGGGTGCCGCCGGACTTCTCTATACAATTCCGTCGCTGGCGCTGTTCGTTCTGTTGCCGCTCGTGCTTGGCACGCGGATCCTCGATCCCCTGAATGTCGTCGTTGCGTTGACGGTGTATGCCTTGGCGCTTCTGGTGCGTACGGTCAGCGACGGCCTGGATTCAATTTCTCCTGATGTCCTTCAGGCCGCCAATGCCATGGGCTACCGCCGCGCGGCACGCCTTCTGACGGTGGAATTGCCGCTGGCCGTTCCTGTCATCGCGGCCGGATTGCGGGTTGCCGTGGTGTCGAATGTCAGCATCGTTTCCGTCGCCGCTCTGGTCGGCACGCCACAGCTGGGCCTTCTCTTTACGCAAGGCCTCCAGCTGCAATTCCTAACCCCGATTATCGCGGGCATCGTGCTTTGCGTGCTTTTGGCAGTGCTTCTGGATGGGCTTGTGCTGTTCATCGCGCATCGCCTGACGCCATGGCAGCCGGGGAGGATGCCGCGATGA
- a CDS encoding ABC transporter permease, with translation MIDWFSNPAHWTGDGGVIALVIQHLAYSGAALLLACLIGLPVGLYVGHTGRGVVFIAGLANALRSLPSLGLIVLLVILFGPVFSSDMAFIVPSLIVLVLLAVPPIMTGSYAGIAAVDPAAVDAARGMGKCPLDILFDVELPCALPLIFSGLRSATLQIISTATIAAYVSLGGLGRLIIDGRAQHDYYQMAAGAVLVGALALTVDLLIGVISRFTVSPGLTRRLKR, from the coding sequence ATGATCGACTGGTTTTCAAATCCCGCCCATTGGACCGGAGACGGTGGCGTTATTGCTCTGGTCATCCAGCATCTGGCCTATAGCGGCGCCGCACTTTTGCTGGCCTGCCTGATCGGCTTGCCCGTCGGGCTTTATGTCGGACATACCGGGCGCGGCGTGGTGTTCATCGCCGGTCTCGCCAATGCGTTGCGATCCCTTCCGAGCCTTGGCCTTATTGTTCTCCTGGTGATCCTGTTCGGCCCCGTCTTCTCGTCCGACATGGCGTTTATCGTGCCGAGCCTCATCGTGCTGGTGCTTCTGGCTGTACCGCCGATCATGACCGGCAGCTATGCCGGTATCGCGGCGGTGGACCCGGCGGCGGTCGATGCGGCGCGCGGCATGGGTAAGTGCCCGCTTGATATCCTGTTTGATGTCGAACTGCCTTGCGCGCTGCCGTTGATTTTTTCCGGCCTGCGCAGTGCAACGCTTCAGATCATCTCAACTGCAACGATTGCCGCTTATGTCTCCCTTGGCGGCTTGGGGCGTCTTATTATCGATGGCCGGGCGCAACACGATTATTACCAGATGGCGGCAGGCGCTGTTCTTGTCGGTGCGCTTGCGCTGACGGTCGATCTTTTGATCGGCGTCATATCGAGGTTCACGGTCTCGCCCGGACTGACGCGCCGCCTGAAACGGTAG
- a CDS encoding ABC transporter substrate-binding protein: MAFRIITAVSAFALMTLSAASALAAGDPLAAPPTERSDTKTIIIGSADFPESQLLATLYAKALTAKGVAVETKLNIGSREVYMPALLDGSIDLLPEYAGAALSYLDKKATAHTPDDVAAALKAALPKGVSMLTPSAAQDSDGVAVTRATAEKYKLKTIADLAPVASEFVLGGPPEWKTRKEGIIGLKEVYGLEFKSLKALDVGGPLTLSALVNGQIQAANLFSTDPAIATNDLVMLEDVKNLFPAQNVVPVIATAKVSETVAKTLDAVSAALTTKDLVVMNGRLGNHDSFDVVAGDWLAQHKLN; this comes from the coding sequence ATGGCATTCAGGATCATCACCGCCGTCAGCGCTTTCGCGCTCATGACCCTTTCAGCCGCATCAGCGCTTGCTGCAGGCGATCCGCTGGCGGCTCCGCCTACTGAGAGATCCGATACCAAGACGATTATCATCGGTTCTGCGGATTTCCCCGAGAGCCAGCTTCTGGCGACACTCTACGCCAAGGCCTTGACCGCTAAGGGAGTTGCGGTTGAAACAAAATTGAATATCGGAAGCCGCGAGGTCTATATGCCAGCCTTGCTCGACGGATCAATCGATCTCCTGCCGGAATATGCGGGCGCGGCATTGAGCTATCTCGACAAGAAAGCCACAGCCCATACGCCAGACGATGTGGCGGCGGCCCTCAAGGCGGCCTTGCCGAAGGGCGTGTCGATGCTGACACCGTCAGCGGCGCAGGATTCGGACGGCGTTGCGGTGACACGCGCGACGGCCGAGAAATACAAACTGAAGACGATTGCCGATCTCGCCCCGGTTGCTTCCGAATTCGTGCTTGGCGGTCCCCCGGAATGGAAGACGCGCAAGGAAGGCATTATCGGCCTGAAGGAGGTCTATGGGCTGGAGTTCAAGTCGTTGAAGGCGCTTGATGTCGGTGGCCCGCTGACGTTGTCGGCACTCGTCAATGGTCAGATACAGGCCGCAAACCTGTTTTCGACCGATCCTGCCATCGCGACGAACGATCTGGTCATGCTGGAAGATGTCAAAAACCTCTTTCCTGCCCAGAATGTGGTTCCTGTGATCGCCACTGCGAAAGTCAGTGAGACCGTGGCAAAGACGCTCGATGCAGTATCAGCCGCCCTGACCACAAAGGATCTCGTTGTTATGAACGGCCGTCTGGGCAATCATGACAGTTTCGATGTGGTCGCCGGCGACTGGCTTGCGCAACACAAGCTGAACTGA
- the hutC gene encoding histidine utilization repressor gives MWGWQASCIRCSPANARGLPATGRLISRYVCLSTTSWLWIVTQNFSGNVMPLVQKDAEIGQEGHPPATLLSATPLYVKLKDYVRSRVETGEWKIGQRVPSENELVGILGVSRMTANRALRELADEGLVVRLRGKGSFVATRKRTSQFQSVPNIADEIRRNGGIHSARVILLQMEACGEELAEALGVSPADPVAHSIIMHAEDGLPMQIEDRFVNPGCAPDYLYQDFNAVTPNGYLTEVAPIVKAEQHIESVNAQAWECKLLAIPKSEPCLLVRRRTWSVDGIVSSVRLLYPGSRYRLYSST, from the coding sequence ATGTGGGGTTGGCAGGCGAGCTGCATCCGCTGTTCGCCTGCCAACGCCCGGGGCCTACCAGCGACCGGGCGCCTGATATCCAGATATGTATGCCTATCGACGACTTCATGGTTATGGATCGTGACACAGAATTTTTCCGGGAACGTGATGCCTCTGGTCCAGAAAGATGCGGAGATCGGGCAGGAGGGCCACCCTCCTGCCACGTTGCTCTCCGCCACGCCGCTTTATGTCAAATTGAAAGACTATGTTCGCAGCCGTGTCGAAACCGGTGAGTGGAAGATCGGCCAGCGCGTTCCATCGGAAAACGAGTTGGTCGGCATTCTCGGGGTGAGCCGGATGACGGCCAATCGCGCCCTGCGGGAACTGGCGGACGAAGGGCTTGTGGTGCGTCTGCGCGGCAAAGGTTCCTTTGTGGCGACCAGGAAACGAACTTCGCAGTTTCAGAGCGTGCCCAACATTGCTGATGAGATCCGTCGCAACGGTGGCATTCATAGCGCAAGGGTGATCCTGCTTCAGATGGAAGCCTGTGGCGAGGAACTTGCCGAAGCTCTGGGCGTATCACCCGCAGACCCGGTGGCGCATTCGATTATCATGCATGCCGAAGATGGACTTCCGATGCAGATCGAGGATCGTTTCGTCAATCCCGGCTGCGCGCCTGATTATCTGTATCAGGATTTCAATGCCGTCACGCCAAATGGCTACCTGACGGAGGTCGCGCCGATCGTCAAGGCGGAGCAGCATATCGAATCGGTCAATGCGCAGGCCTGGGAATGCAAGCTTTTGGCGATCCCGAAATCCGAACCATGCCTGCTTGTGCGCCGCCGTACATGGTCGGTTGATGGCATCGTCTCTTCTGTCCGCTTGCTCTATCCCGGCAGCCGCTATCGTCTTTACAGCAGCACGTGA